One Aphidius gifuensis isolate YNYX2018 linkage group LG3, ASM1490517v1, whole genome shotgun sequence DNA window includes the following coding sequences:
- the LOC122853472 gene encoding homer protein homolog 2-like, with amino-acid sequence MTSGKETMGEQPIFTCKAHVFHIDPKTKRSWVSASTAAVSVSFFYDSTRSLYRIISVEGTKAVINSTITPNMTFTKTSQKFGQWSDVRANTVYGLGFSSEAELGKFIEKFHEVKEATKIAGAKIQSNSSSVTPSTSTNVSPITQRSCMPSTEQDLIDPPNSSMINSNMSASNNPNPNTNMISAQNSISSVSSSSSPLPGQIKPDDELKNAIYARQQHQQQQQQQQQQQQQQQQQQQQQQQQQQQQQQHQQQQQQQLLQQQQQQQSINMNQQNTDSPQHQGKIGQQQQQSSSDTQLKYENDRLKLALGQSSANAKKWEVELSTLKMNNARLTSALQESTANVDEWKRQLQLYKEENMRIKSKYDSLESGKISEGNCEALKLRVEALENELRTRNDELKAFSMAAKNKDFMALQKENDELRKMLSVVHEQLELAMGANRVQKQNLDTLNSRLAGYIQDLATVHREITNTLQT; translated from the exons ATGACATCCGGAAAAGAAACTATGGG ggagcaGCCAATATTCACGTGCAAAGCGCATGTGTTTCACATCGACCCCAAGACTAAACGGTCATGGGTTTCAGCATCAACTGCTGCTGTATCAGTATCGTTTTTCTATGATTCAACACGAAGTTTGTACAGAATAATATCAGTGGAAGGTACCAAG gcTGTCATTAATAGCACAATAACACCAAATATGACATTTACCAAGACATCACAAAAATTTGGACAATGGTCAGATGTCAGAGCCAATACTGTTTATGGATTGGGATTTTCATCAGAAGCTGAACTAggaaaa tttattgaaaaatttcatgaagTTAAAGAAGCAACAAAAATTGCTGGAgcaaaaattcaatcaaatagTTCATCAGTAACACCATCAACTAGTACAAATGTTAGTCCAATAACACAACGTTCTTGTATGCCTTCAACTGAACAAGATCTTATTGATCCACCAAATTCATCAATGATCAATTCAAATATGTCTGCATCAAATAATCCAAATCCAAATACAAATATGATATCTGCACAAAATAGTATATCATCAGTTAGCAGTAGTAGTAGTCCATTACCAGGACAAATTAAACCAGATGAcgaattaaaaaatgcaatttatgctcgacaacaacatcaacaacaacaacaacaacagcagcagcagcagcagcagcaacaacaacaacaacagcagcaacaacaacaacaacaacaacaacaacaacatcaacagcaacaacaacagcaactattacaacaacaacaacagcaacaatcaattaatatgAATCAACAAAATACTGATAGTCCACAACATCAAGGAAAAATtggacaacaacaacaacaatcatcaTCAGATACACAacttaaatatgaaaatgatagACTTAAACTTGCACTTGGTCAAAGTTCAGCAAATGCTAAAAAATGGGAAGTTgaattatcaacattaaaGATGAATAATGCAAGATTAACAAGTGCACTACAAGAATCAACAGCAAATGTTGATGAATGGAAACGTCAATTGCAACtttataaagaagaaaatatgCGAATTAAATCCAAATATGATTCATTAGAATCTGGTAAAATTTCAGAGGGTAATTGTGAAGCACTTAAATTACGAGTTGAAGCATTGGAAAATGAATTGAGAACAAGAAATGACGAATTAAAAGCATTTTCAATGGCagctaaaaataaagattttatg gccttgcaaaaagaaaatgatgaattaCGTAAAATGTTGAGTGTTGTACATGAACAACTTGAGCTTGCAATGGGTGCAAATAGagttcaaaaacaaaatttggaTACTCTTAATTCAAGATTAGCTGGATATATACAAGATTTAGCAACAGTTCATCGAGAAATAACAAATACACTTCAGacataa